One window of Chamaesiphon minutus PCC 6605 genomic DNA carries:
- a CDS encoding dihydroorotase produces the protein MTASSYNGSSIPWFSMTLSPNTTLSIRNARVLLPDGSFQLADVWVEGGVIREIGPNLARFRTAEASAQAEATPTPTADTVIDAHQLTLLPGVIDPQVHFREPGLEHKEDLTTASRACARGGVTSFLEMPNTKPLTINQTALNDKLTRAAQKSFVNFGFFIGATSENLPDLQTATPTPGIKIFMGSMHGDLLVDEESSLDRIFATGTRLIAVHAEDQARIAQRRKEFAGITDPAIHSVIQDNQAALNATQLALKLSKKYQRRLHILHLSTAEEAELLRQDKPAWVTAEVTPQHLLLNTGDYQKLGSLIQMNPPIRSAHDNEVLWQALQDGVIDFIATDHAPHTLAEKGQANTTNPAAEDASSTTVFLEPAKVPSGMPGVETSLPLMLTQAMQGRCTVAQVSQWMSTAVAKAYGIVGKGAIAPGYDADLVLVDLDNYHPVLREELQTKCGWSPFEGWNLTGWPAVTIVGGQVVYDRGQFNQQVRGRALTFNA, from the coding sequence TTGACGGCAAGTTCCTATAATGGAAGCAGTATTCCCTGGTTTAGCATGACCCTATCGCCCAACACAACATTATCGATCCGCAACGCCAGAGTTTTACTCCCTGATGGGAGCTTCCAGTTAGCTGATGTGTGGGTGGAGGGAGGTGTGATTCGCGAGATTGGCCCAAACCTCGCTCGATTCCGCACAGCGGAGGCTTCTGCGCAGGCAGAGGCTACGCCAACGCCAACGGCTGATACTGTCATTGATGCTCATCAGCTCACCCTGCTACCTGGTGTAATTGACCCCCAAGTGCATTTTCGCGAACCAGGATTAGAGCATAAAGAAGACCTCACTACGGCATCCCGCGCCTGTGCCCGTGGTGGCGTGACCTCCTTCTTGGAAATGCCCAATACCAAGCCCCTGACGATTAATCAGACAGCTCTCAACGACAAGTTGACCCGCGCTGCCCAAAAATCTTTTGTGAACTTTGGTTTTTTCATCGGTGCTACGTCCGAAAACTTACCCGATCTCCAAACAGCGACACCCACCCCTGGCATCAAGATTTTCATGGGTTCGATGCATGGCGATCTGCTGGTGGATGAAGAAAGTTCTCTCGATCGCATTTTTGCTACTGGTACGCGCCTGATCGCCGTTCATGCCGAAGACCAAGCCCGGATTGCCCAACGGCGCAAGGAATTTGCTGGGATTACCGATCCAGCCATCCATTCAGTGATTCAAGACAATCAGGCGGCACTCAACGCCACCCAGCTTGCCCTCAAACTGTCCAAAAAATATCAGCGAAGGTTACATATTCTGCACCTTTCCACCGCCGAAGAAGCCGAATTACTACGTCAGGACAAGCCAGCTTGGGTGACAGCAGAAGTCACGCCGCAGCATCTGCTCCTGAATACGGGCGACTATCAAAAACTGGGGTCACTGATTCAAATGAATCCCCCTATCCGGAGTGCCCATGACAATGAGGTACTGTGGCAGGCACTTCAGGATGGCGTAATTGATTTTATTGCTACCGATCATGCGCCCCATACTCTGGCAGAAAAGGGTCAGGCGAATACCACAAATCCAGCCGCTGAAGATGCCTCTTCTACAACCGTTTTTCTGGAGCCTGCCAAGGTGCCGTCAGGAATGCCTGGTGTGGAAACCTCTCTGCCGCTGATGCTTACCCAAGCGATGCAAGGGCGATGTACTGTCGCTCAAGTTTCCCAATGGATGTCTACGGCGGTGGCAAAGGCTTATGGAATTGTCGGGAAGGGAGCCATCGCCCCTGGCTACGATGCTGACTTAGTACTCGTAGATTTAGATAATTACCATCCGGTATTGCGCGAAGAATTACAGACCAAGTGTGGCTGGAGTCCGTTTGAGGGCTGGAATTTGACAGGCTGGCCTGCGGTCACAATCGTTGGCGGACAAGTGGTCTACGATCGAGGTCAATTTAATCAGCAGGTTCGAGGTCGAGCTTTGACATTCAACGCCTAG